In a genomic window of Pseudodesulfovibrio sp. JC047:
- a CDS encoding glutamate synthase-related protein: protein MTNWSKSNDVLGSVNRGNAIESGLCTLCRADCQGKCETWLSSLRGREMLYPRDFGLVTAGSGNTTHVGVSYNSLRIQGLNYGATGAVTTDQDLLFTDVNLETSFGAEEKTKCKVPFMTGALGSTFIAAKYWDAFAAGCALVGAPIVVGENVVGVDRESEIKDGRITKAPELERRIDTYMRYYDGYGAIIVQMNVEDTRNGVAEYVAEKYGDKVIIELKWGQGAKNIGGEIEVTSLDYALFLKNRGYLVDPDPAKPEVQEGYKRGAITHFARHSRLGYTDLSSYEQVHDDFMTSVNYLRTLGFKRISLKTGSYGMEALAMAIKFASEANLDLLTMDGSGGGTGMSPWNMMESWGVPSILLHAKAHEYAGHLAAQGKNVVDMSFAGGFAKGSSIFKALAMGAPFTKMICMGRAMMIPGFLGSNIEGVLFPERKDAVCGNWDKLPAAVAKYGETADKIFACYQDVEKKVGKDEMKNVPLGAVGIWCLVDKLSAGLQQIMAGARKFDLEAITRQDIASGNRETEKETGIPFITDVMDETAKRILDM, encoded by the coding sequence ATGACAAATTGGTCAAAAAGTAATGATGTACTTGGAAGTGTGAATCGTGGAAATGCCATCGAGTCCGGACTGTGCACACTGTGCAGGGCAGACTGTCAGGGCAAATGTGAAACATGGCTTTCATCACTTCGAGGCCGCGAGATGCTGTACCCCCGGGATTTCGGTCTGGTCACTGCCGGCAGCGGCAACACCACACACGTCGGCGTTTCCTACAACTCGCTGCGCATTCAGGGATTGAATTACGGAGCAACCGGGGCTGTCACCACCGATCAGGACTTGTTGTTCACGGATGTCAATCTCGAAACATCTTTCGGAGCCGAAGAAAAGACCAAATGTAAGGTGCCCTTCATGACAGGCGCACTGGGGTCCACTTTCATCGCCGCCAAATACTGGGATGCCTTTGCCGCTGGCTGCGCCTTGGTTGGCGCGCCCATCGTTGTCGGTGAAAACGTCGTCGGCGTGGACCGCGAGTCCGAAATCAAGGATGGCCGCATCACCAAGGCACCCGAACTGGAACGGCGCATTGACACCTACATGCGCTATTATGACGGCTACGGTGCGATCATCGTCCAGATGAACGTGGAAGACACCCGTAACGGCGTGGCTGAATACGTGGCCGAAAAGTACGGCGACAAGGTCATCATCGAATTGAAATGGGGTCAGGGTGCCAAGAATATCGGTGGTGAAATCGAAGTCACCAGCCTGGACTATGCGCTGTTCCTGAAAAATCGCGGCTACCTGGTCGATCCCGACCCGGCCAAGCCAGAGGTGCAGGAAGGATACAAACGCGGTGCCATCACCCACTTCGCCCGCCACAGCCGCTTGGGGTACACCGACCTCAGCTCCTATGAACAGGTCCATGACGACTTCATGACCTCGGTCAACTACCTGCGCACACTTGGTTTCAAACGCATTTCACTCAAGACCGGTTCCTACGGCATGGAAGCCCTGGCCATGGCCATCAAATTCGCTTCGGAAGCGAATCTGGACCTGCTGACCATGGACGGTTCCGGCGGTGGTACCGGCATGAGTCCGTGGAACATGATGGAAAGCTGGGGTGTTCCCTCCATCCTGCTGCACGCCAAGGCCCACGAATACGCCGGTCATCTGGCCGCACAGGGTAAAAATGTCGTGGACATGTCTTTTGCTGGTGGATTTGCCAAGGGCAGCAGCATCTTCAAGGCCCTGGCCATGGGTGCTCCCTTCACCAAGATGATCTGCATGGGCCGCGCCATGATGATTCCCGGTTTCCTCGGGTCAAACATCGAAGGCGTGCTCTTCCCCGAGCGCAAAGACGCAGTCTGCGGCAACTGGGACAAACTGCCCGCTGCCGTGGCCAAGTACGGCGAAACAGCCGACAAGATCTTCGCCTGTTATCAGGATGTCGAAAAGAAAGTCGGCAAGGACGAGATGAAAAACGTCCCTCTCGGTGCCGTCGGTATCTGGTGTCTCGTGGACAAACTCTCCGCAGGACTCCAACAGATCATGGCTGGTGCGCGTAAATTCGACCTCGAGGCCATCACCCGTCAGGATATTGCTTCCGGTAACCGGGAAACCGAAAAGGAAACCGGCATTCCGTTCATCACTGATGTTATGGACGAAACCGCCAAACGCATTCTCGACATGTAA